One window of Candidatus Mycobacterium wuenschmannii genomic DNA carries:
- a CDS encoding PE-PPE domain-containing protein yields the protein MKKIVLGAALCSAAVMSAGAANADDEDFLFGSTHALVLGSTGIPTPDAAYIAGAENLYLDPSGYDGTTATTLALTTPETFDFTSSVPQGEQDLINAVLADYSSGAMDCNSLGLCNDPLTIFAYSQSSLVAALAEQQLSADGIPSDALRFVLTGADPLVVPDSLYPTEVFDIYGDFFSFPGLLGTNLQDIEYELLLHLAYLWTTPAEIDSAIPIVDGMTTIMAMPTLGIDGLLEALYNAFVAGF from the coding sequence ATGAAGAAGATCGTGCTCGGCGCCGCGCTATGCAGCGCCGCGGTGATGTCGGCCGGTGCCGCCAACGCCGACGACGAGGACTTTTTGTTCGGCTCGACCCACGCGCTCGTCCTGGGCTCGACCGGTATCCCGACACCGGACGCCGCCTACATCGCCGGTGCGGAAAACCTGTATCTCGACCCGAGCGGCTACGACGGCACCACCGCGACGACGCTGGCACTGACCACTCCGGAGACCTTCGACTTCACCTCGAGCGTGCCGCAGGGTGAACAAGACCTCATCAACGCCGTTCTCGCCGACTACAGCTCCGGGGCCATGGACTGCAACTCGCTCGGCTTGTGCAACGACCCGTTGACCATTTTCGCCTACTCGCAGAGCAGCCTTGTCGCGGCTTTGGCCGAACAGCAGCTCTCCGCCGACGGAATCCCCAGCGACGCTTTACGTTTCGTGCTGACTGGCGCCGACCCCCTCGTCGTCCCCGACAGCCTGTACCCAACCGAGGTGTTCGACATCTACGGTGACTTCTTCAGCTTTCCCGGCCTACTCGGTACGAATCTGCAAGACATCGAGTACGAATTGCTGCTCCATCTCGCATACCTCTGGACAACACCGGCCGAAATCGACTCGGCCATACCGATTGTCGATGGCATGACAACCATCATGGCCATGCCGACGCTCGGCATCGACGGGCTGCTCGAAGCGCTGTACAACGCGTTCGTCGCGGGGTTTTAG
- a CDS encoding TetR/AcrR family transcriptional regulator, producing MPETRPYESLRAKGEDRKQRILAVAQRLLTRNGWRNTTLAQIAGEAGVSPAGLLHHFESKEQLLHAVLDIRDADDDAHGDRAGDLISEIAAVAERYYRSPELIGTYSVLLAENVDPEAPLHDRLTARYQAAIDIITELIRKGQRAGQFRMDMDVTVKAVQILAFITGMETTWLINPSIPLTEVFKEYSESLARDMAPPNPA from the coding sequence GTGCCCGAGACACGGCCGTACGAGTCGCTGCGGGCCAAGGGCGAGGATCGCAAGCAGCGGATCCTCGCCGTCGCGCAGCGGTTGCTGACCCGAAACGGGTGGCGCAACACCACGCTCGCTCAGATCGCCGGCGAGGCCGGCGTGAGCCCGGCCGGCCTACTGCACCACTTCGAGTCCAAGGAGCAGTTGCTGCACGCGGTGCTCGACATTCGCGATGCCGACGATGACGCGCACGGCGACCGCGCGGGCGACCTGATCTCCGAGATCGCCGCCGTCGCCGAGCGGTACTACCGGTCGCCGGAACTGATTGGCACCTACAGCGTGCTACTGGCGGAGAACGTCGACCCGGAGGCTCCGCTGCACGACCGGCTCACCGCCCGTTACCAGGCCGCGATCGACATCATCACCGAGCTCATCCGGAAGGGCCAGCGAGCCGGCCAGTTCCGCATGGATATGGACGTGACCGTCAAGGCAGTGCAGATCCTTGCCTTCATCACCGGAATGGAGACGACATGGCTGATCAATCCCTCGATACCGCTGACCGAGGTGTTCAAGGAGTATTCGGAATCGTTGGCGCGGGATATGGCACCGCCGAACCCGGCGTGA
- a CDS encoding cytochrome c oxidase subunit 3 family protein, producing the protein MTDVAEEPATDVERPQPGAAARGHVPGDASMWFFVVGDLIIFGVYFVVYMYYRGVNHDLFLRSQARLNLDIGAVNTVVLLTSSLFVVLGVTAARAGDSGGALRRFCVAFAFGLAFPLLKMFEWIPEISDGVTPGANLFFMYYFVMTGMHLCHVLLGLVIMSFIIRNLKTPGPPKISFIETGATYWHMVDVLWLVLFALLYSMR; encoded by the coding sequence GTGACTGACGTCGCCGAAGAACCGGCAACCGATGTCGAGCGTCCTCAGCCTGGTGCCGCCGCGCGCGGACATGTCCCGGGCGACGCGAGCATGTGGTTCTTCGTCGTCGGCGATCTCATCATCTTCGGCGTGTACTTCGTCGTGTACATGTACTACCGCGGCGTGAATCACGACCTCTTCCTGCGCAGCCAGGCCCGACTGAACCTCGACATCGGCGCCGTCAATACCGTTGTCCTGCTGACCAGTTCGCTCTTCGTCGTGCTCGGCGTCACGGCGGCCCGTGCCGGCGACTCCGGCGGCGCGCTCCGCCGGTTTTGCGTCGCCTTCGCGTTCGGTCTGGCCTTTCCGCTGCTCAAGATGTTCGAGTGGATCCCGGAAATCAGCGACGGAGTGACGCCGGGCGCCAACCTGTTCTTCATGTACTACTTCGTGATGACGGGAATGCACCTGTGCCACGTGCTGCTCGGCCTGGTCATCATGTCGTTCATCATCCGCAACCTGAAAACGCCGGGGCCCCCAAAGATTTCGTTCATCGAGACCGGCGCAACCTACTGGCACATGGTCGACGTGTTGTGGTTGGTCCTGTTCGCTCTGCTCTATTCGATGAGGTAA
- a CDS encoding cytochrome C oxidase subunit IV family protein, which translates to MTALIRNRLTMVWALLTCVTVVSWLMARDGGAAHQLNATVTVVVLLIAAVKAQLVVSQFMEVRSAPRWLKATTSGWVLALFALLLGVYFGGH; encoded by the coding sequence ATGACCGCGCTGATTCGCAACCGGCTGACGATGGTCTGGGCACTGCTCACCTGCGTCACCGTGGTGTCCTGGCTGATGGCCCGCGACGGCGGCGCGGCGCACCAACTCAACGCGACCGTGACGGTGGTCGTACTGCTGATCGCGGCGGTCAAGGCCCAGCTCGTGGTCTCGCAGTTCATGGAGGTGCGCAGCGCACCCCGGTGGCTCAAGGCGACCACCAGCGGGTGGGTTCTTGCGCTCTTCGCCCTGCTGCTGGGCGTGTATTTCGGCGGCCACTGA